A window of the Euwallacea similis isolate ESF13 chromosome 20, ESF131.1, whole genome shotgun sequence genome harbors these coding sequences:
- the LOC136415433 gene encoding uncharacterized protein C3orf38, translating to MEGTKRSLVELLSYLDKDSLISLARNVTQGLKQSRNAKEAIENIIKYSPDELSILRKKAVTRDILFNYLEANNIKVRLPITKNELIDGVADFWNLPRIGGGQNNEITEPSPSKVSVERTQQEGGSVHLMATKFANWFYSMLNDNECGAEHFFSDAKLRLNMFVNDSCDTTEVDNNPKEVTEALLKVRLQHNLHFNLNDTSEGIQGRMDPHGLVMVLACGTLHVGNTCIGVFEQVFALARDPFSENNWKIKNTRLNLRAKNNVLQFPKLCDNELTRDLLMLPSE from the exons ATGGAGGGTACCAAACGGAGCCTAGTAGAACTACTCTCCTATTTAGACAAAGATTCTTTAATTTCCTTAGCTCGTAATGTTACGCAAGGGCTAAAACAAAGTAGAAATGCTAAAG AAGCCATTGAAAACATAATCAAGTATTCTCCAGATGAATTAAgcattttaaggaaaaaagcaGTGACCAGGGATATTCTGTTTAATTATTTGGAGGCAAATAATATCAAAGTCCGCCTgccaataacaaaaaatgagCTAATTGACGGCGTAGCAGACTTCTGGAATTTACCACGTATAGGTGGAggtcaaaataatgaaattactGAACCAAGTCCCAGTAAAGTTTCTGTTGAAAGAACCCAACAAGAGGGTGGTAGCGTACATCTTATGGCAACTAAATTTGCTAATTGGTTTTATTCAATGTTGAATGATAACGAATGTGGAGCTGAGCACTTTTTTTCAG ATGCCAAACTTAGACTCAACATGTTTGTGAATGATTCCTGTGACACCACTGAAGTGGACAACAATCCCAAAGAAGTTACAGAAGCTTTACTTAAGGTGAGACTTCAACACAATCTGCACTTCAATCTCAATGACACAAGCGAGGGAATCCAGGGCAGAATGGACCCTCACGGCTTGGTAATGGTATTGGCATGTGGGACCCTGCATGTAGGGAACACTTGCATAGGAGTGTTTGAACAAGTATTTGCCTTAGCCAGGGATCCCTTCAGTGAGAATAATTGGAAGATTAAAAACACGAGACTGAACCTGCGAGCTAAAAACAACGTTTTACAATTTCCAAAGTTGTGTGATAATGAGTTAACTCGAGATTTGTTGATGTTGCCTTCAGagtga
- the LOC136415413 gene encoding uncharacterized protein isoform X3 codes for MQYNNVFHNSQMYRSRPDRNEQQYGKPSNYWNGPHNIAAVQDFGGPNMRHFNSRRFTPRNFNNYQQNQLDQDDKSDTERQGTPNWESTDLIPFKKDFYVPHANTKNRTPEEIEKYRESKDIIVRGKDVPQPNFNFEESSFPDYIMNVLMSQGFDDPTAIQAQGWPVVLSGRDLVGIAQTGSGKTLAYMLPATVHINSQQRPQRGEGPIALILAPTRELAQQIQKVAHEFGSNTMIRNTCIFGGSPKGPQARDLERGVEIVIATPGRLIDFLEKGTTNLARCTYLVLDEADRMLDMGFEPQIRKIIKQIRPDRQVLMWSATWPKQVQALAEEFLENYIQVNIGSLSLSANHNIKQVVDVCEEPAKEEKLNSLLKQIASDRNNKIIVFVETKKKVDDITKVVKSVGFSAICIHGDKSQPERDYVLNEFRTGKFSILVATDVAARGLDVEDVKYVINYDYPNSSEDYVHRIGRTGRCQQIGTAYTFFTPNNQRQAKDLISVLEEAGQAVNPQLLELAQSSKHMQTGRNRWNQRKKDNSSPNSNNSGNRAWQKKPQGNYMGGMEFYGNQQQNVLGGMKNMQSREGAYQHKPRYNNSGFNQYQNSQYQGSQVYQQNYSPPLYGQGQMNNQGRNNYGQGNQRNFNRFNQRQQYQNPMQSASYMPTGNSSYMVQGPANSGVPDSIQNLISHKFFQSRGLTGAANPCAYQNQGGPYGQYAAAPVGYTAYPAQYAAPPTATVQQ; via the exons ATGCAGTACAACAACGTTTTTCATAATTCACAAAT GTATAGGTCACGACCCGACCGTAATGAACAACAATATGGAAAACCTTCAAACTATTGGAATGGACCACACAATATTGCGGCAGTTCAAGATTTTGGAGGTCCCAACATGCGGCACTTCAATAGCAGAAGATTTACCCCAAGGAACTTCAACAATTACCAGCAGAACCAGTTAGATCAGGATGACAAGAGTGACACTGAAAGGCAGGGAACCCCCAATTGGGAATCTACTGATTTG ATCCCATTCAAGAAGGATTTCTATGTTCCACATGCAAACACCAAAAATAGGACTCCAGAGGAGATTGAGAAATACAGGGAGTCCAAAGACATCATTGTCCGTGGTAAAGATGTACCTCAACccaactttaattttgaagaaagTAGTTTTCCTGATTATATAATGAACGTCCTTATGAGTCAAGGATTCGACGATCCAACTGCAATTCAGGCTCAGGGTTGGCCTGTTGTCTTAAGCGGTCGCGATTTAGTAG GCATTGCACAAACTGGATCTGGAAAGACTTTGGCTTATATGCTACCTGCCACAGTTCACATTAACAGCCAGCAGAGACCTCAAAGAGGAGAGGGACCAATAGCATTGATTCTTGCTCCAACAAG AGAGCTAGCACAGCAGATTCAAAAGGTTGCCCATGAGTTTGGTTCAAACACCATGATCCGAAATACGTGTATTTTCGGAGGCTCACCCAAAGGTCCTCAAGCTAGAGATCTGGAACGAGGAGTGGAAATTGTTATTGCCACTCCAGGAAGATTGATTGACTTCCTGGAAAAGGGCACCACTAATTTGGCCAGATGCACTTACTTAGTGTTGGATGAGGCGGATAGGATGCTAGACATGGGCTTTGAACCTCAAATAAGAAAGATTATCAAACAAATAAGGCCGGATAGGCAGGTGCTTATGTGGTCAGCAACGTGGCCGAAACAAGTGCAAGCTTTAGCTGAAGAATTTCTGGAGAATTACATTCAG gTTAATATTGGAAGTCTTTCTTTATCGGCTAATCACAATATCAAACAAGTAGTGGATGTTTGCGAAGAGCCCGCTAAAGAAGAGAAATTGAACAGCCTGCTAAAGCAGATCGCCTCAGATCGCAATAACAAAATCATCGTATTCGTTGAGACTAAGAAGAAGGTGGACGACATCACCAAAGTTGTTAAGTCTGTGG GTTTTTCTGCGATTTGCATTCACGGTGACAAGTCTCAACCAGAGCGCGATTACGTCTTAAACGAGTTTAGAACTGGCAAATTTTCGATCTTGGTGGCTACCGATGTGGCTGCTCGTGGACTTGATGTTGAAGATGTGAAATACGTAATTAACTATGATTACCCGAACTCGAGCGAAGACTACGTTCATCGCATTG GGCGAACTGGTCGATGTCAACAAATTGGTACTGCATACACGTTCTTTACTCCTAACAATCAACGACAAGCCAAAGACCTGATTTCTGTTCTTGAGGAAGCCGGACAAGCCGTTAATCCCCAACTACTAGAATTGGCTCAAAGTTCGAAGCATATGCAAACCGGTCGCAACCGTTGGAATCAGAGGAAAAAG GATAATTCGTCACCTAATTCGAATAATTCTGGTAATCGTGCTTGGCAAAAGAAGCCCCAGGGCAACTATATGGGAGGCATGGAATTCTACGGAAATCAGCAGCAGAACGTTCTCGGTGGAATGAAAAATATGCAGAGCAGGGAGGGCGCCTATCAGCACAAGCCAAGATACAACAACAGCGGTTTTAATCAGTATCAGAACTCGCAGTATCAGGGCTCTCAGGTTTACCAGCAGAACTACAGTCCGCCCTTGTATGGTCAGGGACAAATGAACAATCAAGGGAGAAACAATTATG GTCAAGGCAACCAAAGAAACTTCAACCGTTTCAACCAGCGCCAACAGTACCAAAACCCCATGCAGTCAGCCTCATACATGCCAACGGGTAACAGCTCGTACATGGTGCAAGGCCCCGCTAACTCCGGAGTACCCGATAGCATTCAAAATCTTATCAGCCACAAATTTTTCCAGAGCCGCGGGCTCACGGGGGCTGCAAATCCTTGCGCATATCAAAATCAAGGCGGTCCTTACGGGCAGTACGCTGCCGCTCCTGTGGGATATACTGCATATCCTGCACAGTACGCTGCGCCTCCAACGGCAACCGTGCAGCAGTAG
- the LOC136415413 gene encoding uncharacterized protein isoform X1: protein MQYNNVFHNSQMYRSRPDRNEQQYGKPSNYWNGPHNIAAVQDFGGPNMRHFNSRRFTPRNFNNYQQNQLDQDDKSDTERQGTPNWESTDLIPFKKDFYVPHANTKNRTPEEIEKYRESKDIIVRGKDVPQPNFNFEESSFPDYIMNVLMSQGFDDPTAIQAQGWPVVLSGRDLVGIAQTGSGKTLAYMLPATVHINSQQRPQRGEGPIALILAPTRELAQQIQKVAHEFGSNTMIRNTCIFGGSPKGPQARDLERGVEIVIATPGRLIDFLEKGTTNLARCTYLVLDEADRMLDMGFEPQIRKIIKQIRPDRQVLMWSATWPKQVQALAEEFLENYIQVNIGSLSLSANHNIKQVVDVCEEPAKEEKLNSLLKQIASDRNNKIIVFVETKKKVDDITKVVKSVGFSAICIHGDKSQPERDYVLNEFRTGKFSILVATDVAARGLDVEDVKYVINYDYPNSSEDYVHRIGRTGRCQQIGTAYTFFTPNNQRQAKDLISVLEEAGQAVNPQLLELAQSSKHMQTGRNRWNQRKKVNSCDFRENDYVYDNSSPNSNNSGNRAWQKKPQGNYMGGMEFYGNQQQNVLGGMKNMQSREGAYQHKPRYNNSGFNQYQNSQYQGSQVYQQNYSPPLYGQGQMNNQGRNNYGQGNQRNFNRFNQRQQYQNPMQSASYMPTGNSSYMVQGPANSGVPDSIQNLISHKFFQSRGLTGAANPCAYQNQGGPYGQYAAAPVGYTAYPAQYAAPPTATVQQ, encoded by the exons ATGCAGTACAACAACGTTTTTCATAATTCACAAAT GTATAGGTCACGACCCGACCGTAATGAACAACAATATGGAAAACCTTCAAACTATTGGAATGGACCACACAATATTGCGGCAGTTCAAGATTTTGGAGGTCCCAACATGCGGCACTTCAATAGCAGAAGATTTACCCCAAGGAACTTCAACAATTACCAGCAGAACCAGTTAGATCAGGATGACAAGAGTGACACTGAAAGGCAGGGAACCCCCAATTGGGAATCTACTGATTTG ATCCCATTCAAGAAGGATTTCTATGTTCCACATGCAAACACCAAAAATAGGACTCCAGAGGAGATTGAGAAATACAGGGAGTCCAAAGACATCATTGTCCGTGGTAAAGATGTACCTCAACccaactttaattttgaagaaagTAGTTTTCCTGATTATATAATGAACGTCCTTATGAGTCAAGGATTCGACGATCCAACTGCAATTCAGGCTCAGGGTTGGCCTGTTGTCTTAAGCGGTCGCGATTTAGTAG GCATTGCACAAACTGGATCTGGAAAGACTTTGGCTTATATGCTACCTGCCACAGTTCACATTAACAGCCAGCAGAGACCTCAAAGAGGAGAGGGACCAATAGCATTGATTCTTGCTCCAACAAG AGAGCTAGCACAGCAGATTCAAAAGGTTGCCCATGAGTTTGGTTCAAACACCATGATCCGAAATACGTGTATTTTCGGAGGCTCACCCAAAGGTCCTCAAGCTAGAGATCTGGAACGAGGAGTGGAAATTGTTATTGCCACTCCAGGAAGATTGATTGACTTCCTGGAAAAGGGCACCACTAATTTGGCCAGATGCACTTACTTAGTGTTGGATGAGGCGGATAGGATGCTAGACATGGGCTTTGAACCTCAAATAAGAAAGATTATCAAACAAATAAGGCCGGATAGGCAGGTGCTTATGTGGTCAGCAACGTGGCCGAAACAAGTGCAAGCTTTAGCTGAAGAATTTCTGGAGAATTACATTCAG gTTAATATTGGAAGTCTTTCTTTATCGGCTAATCACAATATCAAACAAGTAGTGGATGTTTGCGAAGAGCCCGCTAAAGAAGAGAAATTGAACAGCCTGCTAAAGCAGATCGCCTCAGATCGCAATAACAAAATCATCGTATTCGTTGAGACTAAGAAGAAGGTGGACGACATCACCAAAGTTGTTAAGTCTGTGG GTTTTTCTGCGATTTGCATTCACGGTGACAAGTCTCAACCAGAGCGCGATTACGTCTTAAACGAGTTTAGAACTGGCAAATTTTCGATCTTGGTGGCTACCGATGTGGCTGCTCGTGGACTTGATGTTGAAGATGTGAAATACGTAATTAACTATGATTACCCGAACTCGAGCGAAGACTACGTTCATCGCATTG GGCGAACTGGTCGATGTCAACAAATTGGTACTGCATACACGTTCTTTACTCCTAACAATCAACGACAAGCCAAAGACCTGATTTCTGTTCTTGAGGAAGCCGGACAAGCCGTTAATCCCCAACTACTAGAATTGGCTCAAAGTTCGAAGCATATGCAAACCGGTCGCAACCGTTGGAATCAGAGGAAAAAGGTTAATAGTTGTGATTTTAGAGAAAATGATTATGTATAT GATAATTCGTCACCTAATTCGAATAATTCTGGTAATCGTGCTTGGCAAAAGAAGCCCCAGGGCAACTATATGGGAGGCATGGAATTCTACGGAAATCAGCAGCAGAACGTTCTCGGTGGAATGAAAAATATGCAGAGCAGGGAGGGCGCCTATCAGCACAAGCCAAGATACAACAACAGCGGTTTTAATCAGTATCAGAACTCGCAGTATCAGGGCTCTCAGGTTTACCAGCAGAACTACAGTCCGCCCTTGTATGGTCAGGGACAAATGAACAATCAAGGGAGAAACAATTATG GTCAAGGCAACCAAAGAAACTTCAACCGTTTCAACCAGCGCCAACAGTACCAAAACCCCATGCAGTCAGCCTCATACATGCCAACGGGTAACAGCTCGTACATGGTGCAAGGCCCCGCTAACTCCGGAGTACCCGATAGCATTCAAAATCTTATCAGCCACAAATTTTTCCAGAGCCGCGGGCTCACGGGGGCTGCAAATCCTTGCGCATATCAAAATCAAGGCGGTCCTTACGGGCAGTACGCTGCCGCTCCTGTGGGATATACTGCATATCCTGCACAGTACGCTGCGCCTCCAACGGCAACCGTGCAGCAGTAG
- the LOC136415414 gene encoding ATP-dependent RNA helicase p62-like gives MSYGGKYQNGSSGGYGGGRQNSFQNGGSRDSYGSRNSGFQRNGGYSQRDSNWSNQGYGGKSLGAGQRMRPVEWGNKQLQPFKKDFYQEHKTIQARSDFEVNQFRAAKEITIESDNCPKPIQSFHEANFPDYVMDAIVAQGYESPTSIQAQGWPIAMSGHDMVGVAHTGSGKTLAYILPAIVHINHQPEVRRGDGPIVLVLAPTRELAQQIQQVANDFGKSSHIRNSCIFGGAPKGPQGRDLERGVEICIATPGRLIDFLEKGATNLERCTYLVLDEADRMLDMGFEPQIRKIISQIRPDRQTLMWSATWPKEVKKLAEDFMKEYIQLNVGSLELSANHNILQIVDVCQEHEKENKLNGLLQEIGNNGEPNSKIIIFVETKKKVDNITRVIRRFGWPAVAMHGDKSQQERDYVLKEFRNGKATVLVATDVAARGLDVDGIKYVVNYDYPNSSEDYIHRIGRTGRSESTGTSYAFFTPSNFKQAKDLVSVLKEANQVVNPKLQEIANRSGNYGGTSKGRWGSYGGGGFKGRENNGVQRQHFKFNSGGFKSNGYGKSY, from the exons at GTCTTATGGCGGTAAATATCAGAACGGCAGCAGTGGAGGCTACGGCGGCGGGCGTCAAAACAGTTTCCAAAACGGCGGAAGTAGAGACAGTTACGGCTCGCGTAATAGCGGCTTCCAAAGAAATGGCGGTTACAGCCAGCGCGATTCCAACTGGTCCAATCAGGGATATGGCGGAAAATCGTTAGGAGCTGGCCAGCGTATGCGCCCAGTGGAATGGGGAAACAAGCAATTGCAACCCTTCAAGAAAGACTTCTACCAGGAACATAAAACCATTCAAGCAAGATCTGATTTTGAAGTCAATCAATTCCGAGCCGCCAAAGAAATCACCATAGAGAGTGACAATTGTCCTAAGCCAATTCAAAGCTTCCATGAGGCAAACTTTCCTGATTATGTGATGGATGCAATTGTGGCTCAGGGGTATGAAAGTCCCACTTCAATTCAAGCTCAAGGTTGGCCCATTGCGATGAGTGGGCACGACATGGTAGGAGTTGCACACACTGGCTCGG GAAAAACTTTGGCCTACATTTTACCGGCGATAGTTCACATCAACCATCAGCCAGAAGTTCGTCGAGGCGACGGGCCGATCGTTCTGGTTCTTGCCCCCACCAGAGAATTGGCCCAACAAATTCAGCAAGTTGCCAATGATTTTGGCAAATCGTCGCACATCCGCAACTCTTGCATCTTCGGTGGCGCCCCCAAAGGACCCCAAGGCAGAGATTTGGAACGCGGTGTGGAAATTTGCATTGCCACCCCCGGCCGTTTAATTGATTTCTTGGAGAAGGGCGCCACCAACTTAGAGAGATGCACCTACTTGGTGTTGGATGAAGCTGATAGAATGTTGGATATGGGTTTCGAACCtcaaattaggaaaattattagCCAAATTAGGCCTGACAGACAGACCTTGATGTGGTCGGCCACGTGGCCAAAAGAGGTCAAAAAGTTAGCTGAGGATTTTATGAAGGAATACATTCAGTTGAATGTGGGATCCTTGGAACTTTCCGCCAATCACAACATTTTGCAAATCGTAGATGTTTGCCAGGAGCATGAGAAGGAAAATAA ATTAAATGGTCTTTTGCAAGAGATCGGCAACAACGGGGAAccgaattcaaaaataataattttcgttGAAACCAAGAAGAAAGTAGACAATATTACCCGCGTTATTAGACGGTTCGGTTGGCCGGCCGTCGCCATGCACGGCGATAAAAGCCAACAAGAACGTGACTATGTACTTAAAGAATTCAGAAATGGCAAGGCCACCGTATTGGTAGCCACCGACGTTGCTGCCCGAGGATTAG ACGTAGACGGTATCAAGTATGTAGTCAATTATGACTACCCTAACTCGTCAGAAGACTATATTCACCGAATTGGTAGAACTGGACGGTCTGAGAGTACTGGAACCTCATATGCGTTCTTTACTCCGTCCAACTTTAAACAGGCCAAAGATTTAGTTTCCGTCTTAAAAGAAGCCAATCAG GTGGTCAATCcgaaattacaagaaattgCCAATAGAAGTGGCAACTATGGGGGAACAAGCAAGGGTAGATGGGGCAGTTATGGAGGGGGCGGCTTCAAAGGTAGAGAGAACAACGGTGTCCAAAGGCAACACTTTAAGTTCAATTCCGGTGGCTTTAAAAGCAACGGATATGGCAAAA gttattaa
- the barc gene encoding 17S U2 SnRNP complex component HTATSF1, producing the protein MDLNSTENTRPISENPTLLTEEKSVVTQDSTNMQSRENQVRDTEVGKQQYDSKNVHYDGDTAIYTDQYTGYQYQWDDNKQEWIPRQNLTYEFEDDTHVYTEPDGTKLFWDKEKKAWFPKVDDDFMARYQMSYGFNEHSSEESRTVPDKEAPKVEAKLPKGEKRKASEPTWFQVNEDQNTNVYVSNLPLDIEEEEFVEFMQKCGLVMRDPVSGSFKVKLYKDPGTNYLKGDALCTYIRIESVELALNLLDGCNLRGQKIKVERAKFELKGEFNPKLKPKMKKRKEKMKLKKQQDKLFDWRPEKKEGEKSKHERIVIIKNLFDPDIFDKDVSLILEFQEDLREEAGKIGEVRKVTLFDRHPEGIAQITMGNPEEASQVVKMLNGRWFMKRQLSAEIYDGKTKYKISETDSQINQRLEGWDKFLEEEDNEGR; encoded by the coding sequence ATGGATTTAAACAGCACAGAGAACACTCGTCCAATTTCAGAAAATCCTACACTCTTAACAGAGGAAAAATCTGTTGTCACCCAAGACAGTACCAACATGCAAAGCAGAGAAAACCAAGTAAGAGACACTGAGGTGGGAAAGCAGCAATATGACTCCAAAAATGTACATTACGATGGAGATACGGCAATTTACACAGATCAATACACAGGTTATCAATATCAATGGGACGATAACAAACAAGAATGGATACCAAGGCAAAACCTTACTTATGAATTTGAAGATGACACTCATGTATACACAGAGCCTGATGGCACGAAACTGTTTTGGGACAAAGAGAAGAAAGCCTGGTTTCCAAAGGTTGATGATGACTTTATGGCACGTTATCAAATGTCTTATGGTTTTAATGAGCATAGTAGCGAAGAATCAAGGACAGTACCAGACAAAGAGGCTCCAAAAGTTGAAGCTAAACTGCCAAAAGGTGAAAAACGAAAAGCCTCAGAACCGACATGGTTCCAAGTAAATGAAGACCAAAATACTAATGTCTATGTTTCAAATTTGCCTTTAGATATTGAGGAAGAAGAATTTGTGGAGTTTATGCAGAAATGTGGTTTGGTGATGAGAGATCCAGTAAGTGGAAGTTTTAAAGTGAAACTGTACAAAGATCCAGGAACTAATTATCTGAAAGGAGATGCCTTATGCACATATATTAGAATTGAATCCGTGGAGCTGGCTTTGAACTTGCTGGATGGCTGTAATTTGAGGGGGCAAAAAATCAAGGTAGAAAGGGCAAAGTTTGAGTTAAAGGGAGAGTTTAATCCCAAATTGaaaccaaaaatgaaaaaaaggaaagagaAAATGAAGCTTAAGAAACAACAAGACAAGCTGTTTGATTGGAGGCCTGAGAAGAAAGAAGGGGAAAAATCCAAACACGAAAGAATAGTTATAATAAAGAACTTATTTGATCCAGACATTTTTGATAAGGATGTCAGCTTAATTTTGGAATTCCAAGAAGATTTGCGAGAGGAGGCAGGAAAAATAGGAGAAGTCCGGAAAGTGACTCTTTTTGACCGGCACCCAGAGGGTATTGCCCAGATCACAATGGGTAACCCAGAAGAGGCATCCCAAGTTGTCAAAATGTTGAACGGCAGGTGGTTCATGAAGCGGCAGCTTAGTGCGGAAATTTACGACGGCAAAACGAAGTATAAAATATCTGAGACAGATTCTCAGATTAATCAACGATTAGAGGGCTGGGATAAGTTTTTGGAAGAAGAAGATAATGAGGGGCGATAA
- the LOC136415413 gene encoding uncharacterized protein isoform X2 — MQYNNVFHNSQMSRPDRNEQQYGKPSNYWNGPHNIAAVQDFGGPNMRHFNSRRFTPRNFNNYQQNQLDQDDKSDTERQGTPNWESTDLIPFKKDFYVPHANTKNRTPEEIEKYRESKDIIVRGKDVPQPNFNFEESSFPDYIMNVLMSQGFDDPTAIQAQGWPVVLSGRDLVGIAQTGSGKTLAYMLPATVHINSQQRPQRGEGPIALILAPTRELAQQIQKVAHEFGSNTMIRNTCIFGGSPKGPQARDLERGVEIVIATPGRLIDFLEKGTTNLARCTYLVLDEADRMLDMGFEPQIRKIIKQIRPDRQVLMWSATWPKQVQALAEEFLENYIQVNIGSLSLSANHNIKQVVDVCEEPAKEEKLNSLLKQIASDRNNKIIVFVETKKKVDDITKVVKSVGFSAICIHGDKSQPERDYVLNEFRTGKFSILVATDVAARGLDVEDVKYVINYDYPNSSEDYVHRIGRTGRCQQIGTAYTFFTPNNQRQAKDLISVLEEAGQAVNPQLLELAQSSKHMQTGRNRWNQRKKVNSCDFRENDYVYDNSSPNSNNSGNRAWQKKPQGNYMGGMEFYGNQQQNVLGGMKNMQSREGAYQHKPRYNNSGFNQYQNSQYQGSQVYQQNYSPPLYGQGQMNNQGRNNYGQGNQRNFNRFNQRQQYQNPMQSASYMPTGNSSYMVQGPANSGVPDSIQNLISHKFFQSRGLTGAANPCAYQNQGGPYGQYAAAPVGYTAYPAQYAAPPTATVQQ, encoded by the exons ATGCAGTACAACAACGTTTTTCATAATTCACAAAT GTCACGACCCGACCGTAATGAACAACAATATGGAAAACCTTCAAACTATTGGAATGGACCACACAATATTGCGGCAGTTCAAGATTTTGGAGGTCCCAACATGCGGCACTTCAATAGCAGAAGATTTACCCCAAGGAACTTCAACAATTACCAGCAGAACCAGTTAGATCAGGATGACAAGAGTGACACTGAAAGGCAGGGAACCCCCAATTGGGAATCTACTGATTTG ATCCCATTCAAGAAGGATTTCTATGTTCCACATGCAAACACCAAAAATAGGACTCCAGAGGAGATTGAGAAATACAGGGAGTCCAAAGACATCATTGTCCGTGGTAAAGATGTACCTCAACccaactttaattttgaagaaagTAGTTTTCCTGATTATATAATGAACGTCCTTATGAGTCAAGGATTCGACGATCCAACTGCAATTCAGGCTCAGGGTTGGCCTGTTGTCTTAAGCGGTCGCGATTTAGTAG GCATTGCACAAACTGGATCTGGAAAGACTTTGGCTTATATGCTACCTGCCACAGTTCACATTAACAGCCAGCAGAGACCTCAAAGAGGAGAGGGACCAATAGCATTGATTCTTGCTCCAACAAG AGAGCTAGCACAGCAGATTCAAAAGGTTGCCCATGAGTTTGGTTCAAACACCATGATCCGAAATACGTGTATTTTCGGAGGCTCACCCAAAGGTCCTCAAGCTAGAGATCTGGAACGAGGAGTGGAAATTGTTATTGCCACTCCAGGAAGATTGATTGACTTCCTGGAAAAGGGCACCACTAATTTGGCCAGATGCACTTACTTAGTGTTGGATGAGGCGGATAGGATGCTAGACATGGGCTTTGAACCTCAAATAAGAAAGATTATCAAACAAATAAGGCCGGATAGGCAGGTGCTTATGTGGTCAGCAACGTGGCCGAAACAAGTGCAAGCTTTAGCTGAAGAATTTCTGGAGAATTACATTCAG gTTAATATTGGAAGTCTTTCTTTATCGGCTAATCACAATATCAAACAAGTAGTGGATGTTTGCGAAGAGCCCGCTAAAGAAGAGAAATTGAACAGCCTGCTAAAGCAGATCGCCTCAGATCGCAATAACAAAATCATCGTATTCGTTGAGACTAAGAAGAAGGTGGACGACATCACCAAAGTTGTTAAGTCTGTGG GTTTTTCTGCGATTTGCATTCACGGTGACAAGTCTCAACCAGAGCGCGATTACGTCTTAAACGAGTTTAGAACTGGCAAATTTTCGATCTTGGTGGCTACCGATGTGGCTGCTCGTGGACTTGATGTTGAAGATGTGAAATACGTAATTAACTATGATTACCCGAACTCGAGCGAAGACTACGTTCATCGCATTG GGCGAACTGGTCGATGTCAACAAATTGGTACTGCATACACGTTCTTTACTCCTAACAATCAACGACAAGCCAAAGACCTGATTTCTGTTCTTGAGGAAGCCGGACAAGCCGTTAATCCCCAACTACTAGAATTGGCTCAAAGTTCGAAGCATATGCAAACCGGTCGCAACCGTTGGAATCAGAGGAAAAAGGTTAATAGTTGTGATTTTAGAGAAAATGATTATGTATAT GATAATTCGTCACCTAATTCGAATAATTCTGGTAATCGTGCTTGGCAAAAGAAGCCCCAGGGCAACTATATGGGAGGCATGGAATTCTACGGAAATCAGCAGCAGAACGTTCTCGGTGGAATGAAAAATATGCAGAGCAGGGAGGGCGCCTATCAGCACAAGCCAAGATACAACAACAGCGGTTTTAATCAGTATCAGAACTCGCAGTATCAGGGCTCTCAGGTTTACCAGCAGAACTACAGTCCGCCCTTGTATGGTCAGGGACAAATGAACAATCAAGGGAGAAACAATTATG GTCAAGGCAACCAAAGAAACTTCAACCGTTTCAACCAGCGCCAACAGTACCAAAACCCCATGCAGTCAGCCTCATACATGCCAACGGGTAACAGCTCGTACATGGTGCAAGGCCCCGCTAACTCCGGAGTACCCGATAGCATTCAAAATCTTATCAGCCACAAATTTTTCCAGAGCCGCGGGCTCACGGGGGCTGCAAATCCTTGCGCATATCAAAATCAAGGCGGTCCTTACGGGCAGTACGCTGCCGCTCCTGTGGGATATACTGCATATCCTGCACAGTACGCTGCGCCTCCAACGGCAACCGTGCAGCAGTAG